The Mixta hanseatica genome includes a region encoding these proteins:
- the seqA gene encoding replication initiation negative regulator SeqA: MKTIEVDEELYRYIASHTQHIGESASDILRRMLKFTAGQSAPVAAATPAPAVSVRQENEASKPTTRAQDRVRAVRELLLSDEYAEQNKAVNRFMLILSTLYRLDPDAFAEATASLQGRTRVYFAGDEQTLLQHGTHTKPKHVPGTPYWVITNTNTGRKCSMVEHIMLAMQFPPELSDKVCGTI; the protein is encoded by the coding sequence ATGAAAACGATTGAAGTCGACGAAGAACTCTATCGCTATATTGCCAGCCACACGCAGCACATTGGTGAAAGCGCCTCCGACATTTTACGCCGGATGTTGAAATTTACCGCGGGTCAGAGCGCGCCGGTCGCCGCTGCGACCCCGGCGCCTGCCGTTAGCGTGCGTCAGGAAAATGAAGCCAGCAAGCCCACCACGCGCGCGCAAGATCGCGTGCGGGCGGTGCGTGAGCTGCTACTCTCTGATGAGTACGCCGAGCAGAATAAAGCGGTAAATCGCTTCATGTTGATTTTATCGACGCTTTATCGTCTTGATCCCGACGCGTTTGCCGAGGCCACTGCATCGCTGCAGGGACGCACGCGCGTTTACTTTGCCGGCGATGAACAAACACTGTTGCAGCATGGCACCCATACCAAGCCGAAGCATGTTCCCGGTACGCCGTATTGGGTGATCACCAACACTAACACAGGCCGCAAATGCAGCATGGTGGAGCACATCATGCTGGCTATGCAGTTCCCTCCGGAGCTGTCAGATAAGGTTTGCGGCACCATTTAA
- the pgm gene encoding phosphoglucomutase (alpha-D-glucose-1,6-bisphosphate-dependent): MANHPRAGQPAQQSDLINVAQLTSQYYVLQPEKGNAEHAVKFGTSGHRGSAARQSFNETHILAIAQAIAEERKKNGITGPCYVGKDTHALSEPAIISVLEVLAANGVDVIVQQDNGYTPTPAISNAILEHNKAGGTQADGIVITPSHNPPEDGGIKYNPPNGGPADTNVTKVVEDRANQLIQNDLQEVKRLPLEQAWASGHIQEKDLIQPYIEGLAQVVDMDAIKKAGLKIGVDPLGGSGMEYWKRIAEHYQLDLTIVNDAIDQTFRFMHLDKDGVVRMDCSSECAMAGLLALRDKFDLAFGNDPDYDRHGIVTPAGLMNPNHYLAVAINYLFQHRPQWGKEVAVGKTLVSSAMIDRVVNDIGRKLVEVPVGFKWFVDGLFDGSFGFGGEESAGASFLRFDGTPWSTDKDGIILCLLAAEITAVTGKNPQQHYDELAARFGAPSYNRLQASATSAQKAALSKLSPEMVSASTLAGDPITARLTSAPGNGASIGGLKVMTENGWFAARPSGTEDAYKIYCESFLGAEHREKIEKEAVEIVSAVLKNA, translated from the coding sequence ATGGCCAATCACCCCCGTGCCGGGCAGCCAGCCCAGCAGAGCGATTTGATTAACGTTGCACAATTAACATCCCAGTATTACGTTCTGCAGCCAGAAAAAGGGAATGCGGAACATGCGGTGAAATTTGGCACCTCAGGGCATCGCGGCAGCGCCGCGCGTCAGAGTTTCAATGAAACCCATATTCTGGCTATCGCCCAGGCCATTGCTGAAGAACGTAAAAAGAATGGGATTACTGGCCCTTGCTACGTGGGTAAAGATACGCACGCGCTGTCCGAGCCGGCGATCATTTCCGTGCTGGAAGTGTTAGCGGCTAACGGCGTGGATGTGATTGTGCAGCAGGATAACGGCTATACGCCGACGCCGGCCATCTCCAACGCAATCCTTGAGCATAACAAAGCGGGCGGCACCCAAGCTGACGGCATCGTAATTACGCCTTCCCATAATCCGCCGGAAGATGGTGGGATTAAATACAATCCGCCAAACGGCGGCCCGGCTGACACGAACGTCACCAAAGTGGTGGAAGATCGCGCTAACCAGCTGATTCAAAACGATCTGCAAGAGGTTAAACGCCTGCCTCTGGAGCAGGCGTGGGCCAGCGGCCATATTCAGGAAAAAGATCTGATCCAGCCTTATATTGAAGGTCTGGCGCAGGTAGTGGATATGGACGCGATTAAAAAAGCGGGCCTGAAAATCGGCGTTGATCCGCTGGGCGGCTCCGGTATGGAATACTGGAAACGTATCGCTGAGCATTATCAGCTGGATTTAACCATCGTTAACGACGCTATCGATCAGACCTTCCGCTTCATGCATCTGGATAAAGATGGCGTGGTGCGCATGGACTGCTCATCAGAGTGTGCGATGGCTGGCCTGCTGGCGCTGCGCGATAAGTTCGATCTGGCTTTCGGCAACGACCCTGACTACGACCGTCATGGCATTGTGACGCCGGCAGGCCTGATGAACCCGAACCACTATCTGGCGGTGGCGATCAATTACCTGTTCCAGCATCGTCCGCAGTGGGGCAAAGAGGTCGCCGTGGGTAAAACCCTGGTCTCCAGCGCCATGATTGACCGCGTGGTTAATGATATCGGCCGCAAACTGGTGGAAGTGCCAGTGGGCTTCAAATGGTTTGTAGATGGTCTGTTCGACGGCAGCTTTGGCTTTGGCGGCGAAGAGAGCGCCGGGGCGTCTTTCCTGCGCTTCGACGGTACGCCGTGGTCTACCGATAAAGACGGGATCATCCTCTGCCTGCTGGCGGCGGAAATCACCGCGGTAACCGGTAAAAACCCGCAGCAGCACTATGACGAACTGGCAGCGCGTTTCGGCGCGCCAAGCTATAACCGTTTGCAGGCGTCAGCCACTTCCGCGCAGAAAGCCGCGCTATCGAAACTGTCGCCGGAAATGGTCAGCGCGTCCACGCTGGCTGGCGATCCGATTACGGCGCGTCTAACCAGCGCGCCGGGCAATGGGGCCTCGATTGGTGGTCTGAAAGTGATGACGGAAAACGGCTGGTTTGCCGCGCGTCCGTCCGGTACGGAAGATGCTTACAAAATTTATTGTGAAAGCTTCCTCGGCGCCGAACATCGCGAAAAAATCGAAAAAGAAGCCGTAGAGATTGTCAGTGCCGTGCTGAAAAACGCCTGA
- the kdpE gene encoding two-component system response regulator KdpE — protein sequence MTSVLIVEDEKEIRRFLRVALESEALRVYDSDTLQRGLIEAATRKPDLVILDLGLPDGDGIEFIRDFRQWSSVPVIVLSARSEEQDKIIALDAGADDFLTKPFGVGELLARVRVALRRQAGQQTPNARVQFGQIQVDLAAHHIVRNGETLHLTPTEFRLLALLLNNPGKVMTQRQLLNHVWGPNAVEHSHYLRIYMGHLRQKLEQDPARPAHLLTETGIGYRFMP from the coding sequence TTGACCAGCGTACTGATTGTTGAAGATGAAAAAGAGATCCGTCGCTTCCTGCGCGTGGCGCTGGAAAGCGAAGCGTTACGCGTTTATGACAGCGATACATTACAGCGTGGGCTAATCGAGGCGGCTACCCGTAAGCCCGATTTAGTTATCCTTGATCTGGGCCTGCCGGATGGCGATGGCATCGAATTTATTCGTGATTTCCGCCAGTGGAGCAGCGTACCGGTTATTGTGCTTTCCGCGCGTAGCGAAGAGCAGGATAAAATCATCGCCCTGGATGCCGGCGCAGATGATTTTCTGACTAAGCCGTTCGGCGTAGGCGAACTATTGGCGCGCGTGCGCGTTGCGCTGCGCCGTCAGGCAGGACAACAGACGCCGAATGCGCGGGTGCAGTTTGGCCAGATTCAGGTGGATTTGGCCGCGCATCATATTGTGCGTAATGGTGAAACGCTGCATCTGACGCCTACCGAGTTTCGTTTGCTGGCGCTGCTGCTGAATAATCCAGGCAAGGTGATGACGCAGCGACAGCTGCTAAACCACGTCTGGGGACCAAATGCGGTAGAGCACAGCCACTATTTGCGCATTTATATGGGACATCTACGGCAAAAGCTGGAACAGGACCCGGCCCGGCCCGCGCATCTGCTTACCGAAACCGGGATCGGCTACCGTTTTATGCCGTAA
- a CDS encoding YbfA family protein, translating to MIYASYPLHKIILRRTAVVIIGLLALPVMLLRSDRARFYSYLHRVWSKTSSKPVWLAQAEAVGGDIY from the coding sequence ATGATCTACGCCAGTTATCCTCTGCATAAAATTATTCTGCGGCGCACCGCCGTGGTTATCATCGGCCTGCTGGCACTACCGGTTATGCTGTTACGTAGCGATCGGGCGCGTTTTTACAGCTATCTGCACCGCGTCTGGAGCAAAACCAGCAGTAAACCCGTTTGGCTGGCGCAGGCCGAAGCCGTTGGCGGGGATATCTACTAG
- a CDS encoding YbgA family protein: protein MSEKIPVGISACLLGDSVRFDGGHKRLAFAADALAPYVRYEPICPEMAIGLPTPRPALRLVKNQDDVSLCFSKTGGEEITGQMRDFARQKVAGLHHLCGYILCAKSPSCGMERVRIYEPDSNNNRKEGVGIFAQALQQEMPWLPMEEDGRLHDDTLRENFVGRVYALHEFNQLWREGVTAHKLMSFHTRYKLLLLAHSQPEYRELGPFVAAMNDYSSLEAYATEYRNRLMKLMKHPATRRNHTNVLMHVQGYFRKQLTSSQRQELASLIDRYRQGLQPLLAPITLIKHYMKEYPHEWLSQQRYFEPYPEALRLRYGR from the coding sequence ATGAGTGAGAAGATCCCGGTAGGAATCAGCGCCTGTTTATTGGGCGACAGCGTGCGTTTTGATGGCGGGCATAAACGGCTGGCTTTTGCTGCTGACGCGCTGGCCCCCTATGTACGCTATGAGCCGATCTGCCCGGAAATGGCGATCGGCTTGCCTACGCCGCGCCCGGCCCTGCGCCTGGTTAAAAACCAGGATGACGTCTCACTTTGCTTCAGCAAAACCGGTGGTGAAGAGATCACCGGGCAGATGCGCGACTTTGCCCGGCAGAAAGTCGCCGGGCTGCATCATCTGTGCGGCTATATTCTGTGTGCTAAATCCCCCAGCTGCGGCATGGAGCGGGTACGTATCTATGAGCCCGACAGCAACAATAATCGCAAGGAGGGCGTGGGGATTTTTGCTCAGGCGCTACAGCAAGAGATGCCCTGGCTGCCGATGGAAGAGGACGGGCGCCTGCATGACGACACGCTGCGGGAAAATTTTGTTGGCCGCGTTTATGCGCTGCATGAGTTTAACCAGCTCTGGCGCGAAGGCGTGACGGCGCACAAGCTAATGTCATTTCATACGCGTTATAAGCTGCTACTGCTGGCGCATTCACAGCCGGAATATCGCGAGCTGGGGCCGTTTGTCGCGGCAATGAATGACTATTCCTCGCTGGAGGCGTACGCCACTGAATACCGCAATCGACTGATGAAACTGATGAAGCATCCCGCCACGCGCCGCAATCATACTAACGTTTTGATGCATGTACAGGGCTACTTCCGTAAACAACTCACCTCGTCGCAACGTCAGGAGCTGGCATCGCTGATCGATCGCTACCGCCAGGGCTTGCAGCCGCTGCTGGCGCCGATCACCCTGATCAAACACTATATGAAAGAATACCCGCATGAATGGCTGTCGCAGCAGCGCTACTTTGAGCCCTATCCAGAAGCGTTACGCCTGCGCTACGGTCGTTGA